A stretch of the Pseudomonas helvetica genome encodes the following:
- the der gene encoding ribosome biogenesis GTPase Der, with protein MVPVIALVGRPNVGKSTLFNRLTRTRDAIVGDLSGLTRDRQYGEAKWQGRSYILVDTGGISGDEHGMDEKMAEQSLLAIEEADVVLFLVDAKAGFTAADQMIAEHLRKRNKRSYVVANKVDNIDPEMARAEFAPLGMGHAIPIAGAHGRGITQMLEIALSDFPKDSEEPEDGEEEIVAEGEEAKRIPGPSEKDGIKIAIIGRPNVGKSTLVNRMLGEDRVIVYDQPGTTRDSIYIPFERNDEKYTLIDTAGVRKRGKIHEEVEKFSVVKTLQAIKDANVVIFVMDAREGVVDHDLNLLGFALEAGRALVIAINKWDGMTPSERDFVKVELQRRLFFVDFADIHFISALHGTGVGNLYASVQNSFKSAVTRWPTNRLTQILEDAVGEHAPPMVNNRRIKLRYAHLGGANPPIIVIHGNQVEKVPKSYVRYLENTYRRVLKLVGTPIRIEFKGGENPYEGNKNTLTDRQVNKKRRLMTHHKKADKKRRDKR; from the coding sequence TGGGCCGACCGAACGTCGGCAAGTCCACCTTGTTCAACCGCCTGACCAGGACTCGTGACGCCATCGTCGGCGACTTGTCCGGTCTGACCCGTGATCGCCAATACGGTGAGGCCAAGTGGCAAGGGCGTTCCTACATTTTGGTCGACACCGGTGGTATCTCCGGTGACGAACACGGTATGGACGAAAAAATGGCCGAGCAGTCGCTGCTGGCCATTGAAGAAGCGGATGTCGTTCTGTTCCTGGTAGATGCCAAGGCCGGTTTTACCGCGGCCGACCAGATGATCGCCGAGCACCTGCGCAAGCGTAACAAGCGTTCTTACGTGGTTGCCAACAAGGTCGACAACATCGACCCTGAAATGGCCCGCGCCGAGTTCGCCCCGCTGGGCATGGGCCACGCGATCCCGATCGCCGGTGCCCATGGTCGTGGCATCACCCAGATGCTGGAAATCGCCCTGAGCGATTTCCCTAAAGACAGCGAAGAGCCGGAAGACGGCGAAGAAGAGATCGTTGCCGAAGGCGAGGAAGCCAAGCGCATTCCGGGCCCGAGCGAAAAAGACGGTATCAAGATCGCTATCATTGGCCGCCCGAACGTCGGCAAGTCGACCCTGGTCAACCGCATGCTCGGTGAAGACCGGGTGATCGTGTATGACCAGCCAGGCACCACCCGCGACAGCATCTACATCCCGTTCGAGCGTAACGACGAGAAGTACACGCTGATCGACACCGCGGGTGTGCGCAAGCGCGGCAAGATCCACGAAGAAGTCGAAAAATTCTCCGTGGTCAAAACCCTGCAAGCGATCAAAGACGCCAACGTGGTGATCTTCGTGATGGACGCCCGCGAAGGCGTGGTAGACCACGACCTCAACTTGCTGGGCTTTGCCCTGGAAGCGGGTCGTGCGTTGGTGATCGCGATCAACAAGTGGGACGGCATGACGCCGAGCGAGCGCGACTTCGTGAAGGTCGAGCTGCAACGTCGGCTGTTCTTCGTCGACTTCGCCGACATCCACTTCATCTCGGCCCTGCACGGTACTGGCGTGGGCAACCTCTACGCGTCGGTGCAGAACTCGTTCAAGTCCGCGGTTACCCGCTGGCCGACCAACCGCCTGACCCAGATTCTCGAAGATGCGGTTGGTGAGCACGCGCCGCCGATGGTCAACAACCGTCGGATCAAGCTGCGTTATGCCCACTTGGGTGGTGCGAACCCGCCGATCATCGTGATCCACGGTAACCAGGTCGAGAAGGTTCCAAAGTCTTACGTCCGTTACCTGGAAAACACCTACCGTCGTGTCTTGAAGCTGGTCGGTACGCCGATCCGCATCGAGTTCAAAGGTGGCGAGAACCCGTACGAAGGCAACAAGAACACGCTTACAGACCGCCAGGTCAACAAGAAGCGCCGCTTGATGACGCACCACAAGAAAGCCGACAAGAAGCGCCGCGACAAGCGCTGA